The following proteins are encoded in a genomic region of Pyrus communis chromosome 11, drPyrComm1.1, whole genome shotgun sequence:
- the LOC137708686 gene encoding ACT domain-containing protein ACR6-like, which produces MDDEYAKFVRRMNPPRVVIDNDSCEDATVIQVGSVNKHGILLDVVQVLTDVNLTITKAYISSDGVWFMDVFNVIDRDGKKIRDKDIINCIQMRLESNAGFVPSMRHSVGVMPSEEHTSIELSGTDRPGLLSEVCAVLADLHCNVVNAEIWTHNTRAAAVVHVTDDSTGCAIEDPIRLATIKDLLCNVLKGNNELKPAKMTLATPGVTNRDRRLHQIMFADRDYERVERAELRRVEDKGSKPHVTALDCSQKDYTVITMRSKDRPKLLFDIICTLTDMQYVVFHGMVNTGRMEAYQEFYIRHVDGLPINSEAERERVVQCLEAAIERRASEGLELQLCTDDRVGLLSDITRIFRENSLCIKRAEISTKNGKAMDTFYVTDVTGNPVDPKIIDSIRRQIGQTILQVKCNPSPAPKPPQGTKMGYLFGNLFKAPTFQSFKLVRSYS; this is translated from the exons atggaTGATGAGTATGCCAAGTTCGTCAGGAGGATGAACCCACCCAG AGTTGTGATTGATAACGATTCTTGCGAGGATGCCACCGTTATACAG gTTGGCAGTGTCAACAAACATGGAATTCTTCTGGATGTTGTCCAAGTGCTCACCGACGTTAACCTTACAATAACAAAAGCATATATCTCATCTGATGGTGTATGGTTCATGGATG tGTTTAATGTGATTGACCGTGACGGGAAGAAGATCAGAGACAAGGACATTATCAATTGTATCCAAATG AGACTTGAAAGCAATGCCGGCTTTGTACCTTCTATGAGACATTCCGTTGGTGTGATGCCCTCAGAAGAGCACACCTCCATTGAGCTGAGTGGTACTGACAGGCCTGGTTTATTGTCTGAAGTGTGTGCAGTTCTTGCAGACCTTCACTGTAATGTGGTAAATGCTGAGATATGGACACACAACACTAGAGCTGCAGCTGTAGTTCATGTCACAGATGATTCCACTGGCTGTGCAATTGAAGATCCAATCCGTCTCGCTACAATCAAGGATTTGCTTTGCAATGTCCTCAAAGGAAACAACGAGTTGAAGCCTGCTAAAATGACACTTGCAACCCCTGGAGTTACAAATAGAGATAGAAGGTTGCATCAGATTATGTTTGCTGACAGGGATTATGAAAGGGTTGAAAGAGCAGAACTACGGAGAGTTGAGGATAAGGGCTCAAAACCCCATGTAACCGCGTTGGATTGCAGCCAGAAGGATTACACAGTCATTACGATGAGGTCAAAAGATCGACCAAAACTGTTATTTGACATCATCTGCACCTTAACGGATATGCAGTATGTTGTTTTTCACGGCATGGTCAATACAGGGAGGATGGAAGCTTATCAG GAATTTTACATTCGACATGTTGATGGGCTTCCTATAAACTCAGAAGCTGAGCGAGAGCGTGTTGTACAGTGTCTTGAAGCAGCCATTGAAAGGAGGGCATCTGAG GGCCTGGAACTACAACTGTGCACAGATGACCGGGTTGGACTTCTCTCGGATATCACCCGGATATTCAGGGAGAACAGTTTGTGTATCAAACGAGCAgaaatttcaactaaaaatgGAAAAGCGATGGACACATTCTATGTCACCGACGTTACAGGAAACCCAGTAGACCCCAAGATTATCGATTCAATCCGCAGACAGATTGGCCAGACCATACTGCAGGTGAAATGTAACCCAAGCCCTGCACCAAAGCCTCCTCAAGGGACAAAGATGGGATATCTCTTCGGGAACTTATTTAAAGCTCCAACTTTCCAGAGTTTTAAGTTGGTTAGATCCTACTCTTAA
- the LOC137709413 gene encoding cation/H(+) antiporter 15-like: MGSIAMEPEDIATYASLHSIPLDNSTRLCASVNMIHSNGFFFHNNPLQYSLPLLLMQFSLATGVIVLASLLLKPLGQPVIVAQVLGGIILGPSILGRSDAFIDSFFPLRSFILLDLVSSFGYMFCFFLIGVQTDPFMVKKIDRKTFAIGVATLIVPVLLTQGWWYLLNRYVNLDIEVVSSLPAMALAESVLAYPTIVFFLGELKIVNSDFGRVAMSSSMVSGLCSFSVITVAVLAEAAKPMPGDDTYDMLKLMFTGGVVALVIVFLIWPALKWLIRSDSVGQPMKELHIVQLLVGVLVTGLFSHTTGLHTYYGPFVLGLTIPAGPPVGSALVEKLDLITSWIFMPIFYIKNGLVMDIFAIRLKNYTIFQSTTLVAALGKFLGAFLSSLLCTKMPATDAISLGLVMTAQGFLELGLFKMLKRNKAVYHEAFVVMCVSILLITGGITPIIKRLYDPSKRYIVYKTRTVMNARPNSQLPILVCVHDQDDVENTTKLLEALNPTEKSPLAIYLLHLIELVGRANPLLIPHKLTRRTSSKASPSEQIVNAFRKYEQRNRSLVTVHPFTAISHCATMHDDICTIALDKKTSLIIAPFYPMLHARKQRLINKNVLEKAPCSVAILVHRGELFSSSFKRSSRALKLTSESESCYNVAILFFGGPDDREAMALGSRMVAHPNINLTLIRILVDGSIINTNEDVEQNRLDDEVLSEFREGMTDNYRVMYIEELVMDGSGTMAVLRSMQSNYELVIAGRNQDKGSPSLSGLVDLEDPSELGAIGEVLATSDFMGETGVLVVQQHTKAVNDECESHTGNLRETNLIMDDEELPIQI; encoded by the exons ATGGGTTCCATCGCCATGGAACCCGAGGACATAGCAACCTACGCTTCCCTTCATTCAATTCCTCTCGACAATTCCACCCGCCTTTGCGCGTCGGTgaacatgatacattcaaatgGCTTCTTCTTTCACAACAATCCTCTGCAGTATTCACTCCCCCTTCTCCTCATGCAATTCTCTCTCGCTACCGGCGTCATTGTCCTCGCCTCCTTGCTCCTCAAGCCTCTCGGCCAGCCTGTCATCGTCGCGCAAGTCTTA GGGGGTATAATACTAGGTCCTTCGATTCTAGGCCGGAGTGATGCATTTATCGATAGTTTTTTTCCTCTCAGAAGTTTCATACTGCTGGATCTTGTTTCCTCTTTTGGATACATGTTCTGCTTCTTCCTCATTGGAGTACAAACGGATCCCTTCATGGTCAAGAAGATTGACAGAAAGACATTTGCCATTGGCGTTGCGACGTTGATTGTCCCAGTTCTCTTGACTCAAGGATGGTGGTATCTCTTGAACCGCTATGTGAATTTGGATATAGAGGTGGTCAGTTCGCTTCCGGCTATGGCTCTAGCAGAGAGTGTGCTGGCCTACCCAaccattgttttctttttgggtgAGCTCAAGATCGTAAACTCTGATTTTGGGAGGGTGGCAATGTCTTCTTCCATGGTGAGCGGGTTGTGCAGTTTCTCTGTGATAACTGTCGCTGTTCTGGCTGAAGCCGCTAAACCAATGCCGGGTGATGATACCTACGACATGCTAAAACTAATGTTCACCGGTGGTGTTGTTGCGCTTGTCATCGTTTTCCTCATTTGGCCAGCACTCAAATGGTTGATAAGGAGCGACTCAGTGGGACAGCCAATGAAGGAACTCCACATTGTTCAACTGCTTGTCGGAGTCTTGGTGACTGGCCTTTTCAGTCATACCACAGGTTTACACACTTACTATGGGCCTTTTGTTCTTGGCTTGACTATACCGGCAGGGCCGCCAGTTGGGTCTGCTCTTGTGGAGAAGCTTGACCTCATCACCTCTTGGATCTTCATGCCCATCTTCTACATCAAGAATGGCTTGGTTATGGATATCTTCGCCATTCGACTCAAGAATTATACCATCTTCCAATCCACTACCCTCGTGGCTGCACTCGGAAAGTTTTTGGGAGCTTTTCTCAGTTCACTCCTGTGCACCAAAATGCCAGCCACGGATGCTATCTCGCTTGGCCTTGTCATGACTGCGCAAGGCTTTCTCGAACTTGGCTTGTTCAAAATGCTCAAGAGGAATAAG GCGGTCTATCACGAAGCATTTGTTGTGATGTGTGTATCCATTTTACTTATAACAGGGGGTATCACGCCCATTATAAAACGCCTCTACGATCCTTCGAAGAGGTATATAGTTTACAAGACAAGAACAGTGATGAACGCGCGACCAAACTCCCAGCTCCCCATACTTGTCTGCGTACACGACCAAGATGATGTTGAAAACACAACCAAGCTCCTTGAGGCCTTAAATCCAACCGAAAAAAGCCCTCTTGCCATCTATCTACTCCACCTCATAGAGCTTGTTGGCCGTGCAAACCCTCTTCTCATCCCCCATAAGCTCACAAGAAGGACCTCCTCAAAGGCCAGCCCCTCGGAACAAATTGTCAATGCCTTTAGAAAGTACGAGCAAAGGAATCGGAGCCTTGTCACGGTCCACCCCTTTACCGCAATATCTCACTGTGCCACAATGCACGATGATATATGTACAATTGCGCTTGATAAAAAGACTTCCCTCATAATAGCTCCATTTTACCCGATGCTCCATGCCAGAAAACAGAGGTTGATCAACAAAAATGTTCTGGAAAAAGCACCTTGCTCCGTTGCAATCCTTGTTCACCGTGGTGAGCTCTTCAGCAGCAGTTTCAAGAGAAGTTCAAGGGCATTGAAGTTGACAAGCGAGAGCGAGTCTTGTTATAATGTTGCTATTCTCTTCTTTGGAGGACCTGATGACCGAGAGGCAATGGCATTAGGGTCACGAATGGTTGCCCATCCAAACATCAACTTGACACTGATCCGGATTCTTGTAGATGGAAGTATAATAAATACTAATGAGGACGTGGAGCAGAACAGGCTTGACGATGAGGTGTTGAGTGAGTTCAGGGAAGGCATGACAGACAACTATCGGGTCATGTACATAGAAGAGCTGGTGATGGACGGTTCAGGGACTATGGCTGTGCTTCGTTCCATGCAAAGTAACTACGAACTGGTAATAGCAGGAAGAAATCAAGACAAAGGGTCACCATCCCTGTCAGGTCTTGTGGACTTGGAGGATCCTAGTGAGTTGGGAGCTATTGGTGAGGTGCTAGCCACCTCAGATTTCATGGGGGAAACCGGAGTTTTGGTGGTGCAACAACACACCAAAGCGGTGAATGACGAATGTGAGAGTCATACAGGAAACTTGAGGGAGACGAACTTGATAATGGATGATGAGGAATTGCCAATTCAAATATGA